One Tunturibacter gelidoferens genomic region harbors:
- a CDS encoding OmpA family protein: MQIGIRKTLVIAVTLISIGAVTGCHKKASGIDPNALGPAPAPPAAAPTATITADPLSIDVGQSVVLNWRTQNAASVTIDGIGDVSTNGTQTVAPSTSTNFHLTAKGDGGTTEASVRVTVRVPAAPTAPPPADTDMGTEAAFHQNVQDVFFDYDSFDLRPDATSAASKAAAYLTAHPAIRVVIGGYCDDRGSAEYNLALGENRANAARTALVSAGVPASRLRVISYGKEKQFCTEENESCWQQNRRAQFSLDR, encoded by the coding sequence ATGCAAATAGGAATTCGCAAGACCTTGGTGATTGCAGTAACCCTCATTTCCATCGGCGCCGTCACCGGCTGCCACAAGAAGGCCAGCGGCATTGACCCGAATGCGCTCGGCCCGGCGCCTGCTCCTCCAGCGGCCGCCCCCACTGCCACCATCACCGCAGATCCGCTCTCCATCGATGTCGGCCAATCCGTCGTCCTCAACTGGCGCACACAGAACGCAGCCTCTGTCACCATCGACGGCATCGGCGACGTGAGCACCAACGGCACCCAGACCGTCGCTCCGTCCACCTCCACCAACTTTCATCTCACTGCCAAGGGTGACGGCGGCACCACCGAAGCCAGCGTGCGCGTAACCGTCCGCGTACCTGCCGCCCCCACTGCGCCTCCTCCGGCAGACACGGACATGGGCACCGAAGCCGCCTTTCACCAGAACGTTCAGGACGTCTTCTTCGACTACGATAGCTTCGATCTTCGTCCCGACGCGACGTCAGCTGCATCCAAAGCAGCAGCGTACCTCACCGCTCACCCCGCCATCCGGGTAGTTATCGGCGGTTACTGCGACGACCGCGGCTCCGCAGAGTACAACCTCGCCCTCGGCGAGAACCGCGCCAACGCAGCTCGCACCGCTCTGGTCTCCGCTGGCGTGCCGGCCAGCCGTCTCCGCGTCATCAGCTACGGAAAAGAGAAGCAGTTCTGCACTGAAGAGAACGAGAGCTGCTGGCAGCAAAACCGCCGCGCCCAGTTCTCCCTCGACCGCTAG
- a CDS encoding DPP IV N-terminal domain-containing protein, whose translation MHRPKRTPVSRHSYWHNIVALLFLLACAFALQAQEGFKTETSSGVSNIRIAVADFKPASADPQTSAFKHTFDATLYADLANAGIFDIVSKSLLPESTPGAPAEIRIQQWADAPTSAAMVAFGNFSVQGNRITCNGFLFDAKNLQYPQVLAKQYNEDATDDSARQIAHRFADEIIFRLSGGSQGIAESKIYYVKLTGADKEIWQMDYDGANQHPLTHLGTVSLSPRISPDNSRLAFSSLGRDGFQIRMFSLVLNRMVNFSATGGTNLSPAWSPNGKDIAYSSSRSGDPEIWISDTNGGTSRRVTSFRGPDVSPVFNPRTGSQIAWISGRTNLPQLYVMDVDGSNIQRMTDGGYATSPSWSPNGQFLTFAWDRKYGPGAPGGQDIYVMEIATKRWIQLTHDGGRCDFPSWSPDGRHIVYANSPDGKATHMKIMTMLADGTQKHELTGAGADMPNWSWK comes from the coding sequence ATGCATAGACCGAAACGAACGCCAGTCAGTCGGCACTCTTATTGGCACAATATAGTAGCTCTGCTCTTTCTTCTTGCATGCGCCTTCGCCCTACAAGCGCAGGAAGGCTTCAAGACTGAAACCTCCAGCGGAGTCTCCAACATCCGCATCGCAGTCGCCGACTTCAAACCCGCCTCCGCAGATCCGCAAACCTCCGCCTTCAAACACACCTTCGACGCGACCCTCTACGCGGACCTGGCGAACGCTGGCATCTTCGACATCGTCTCGAAGAGTCTCCTCCCGGAATCCACTCCAGGCGCACCCGCCGAGATCAGGATTCAGCAGTGGGCCGATGCACCGACGTCCGCGGCCATGGTGGCCTTCGGCAACTTCAGCGTTCAGGGCAACAGAATCACCTGCAACGGCTTCCTCTTCGACGCAAAGAATCTCCAGTACCCACAGGTCCTCGCCAAGCAGTACAACGAGGACGCCACCGACGACTCAGCCCGCCAGATCGCCCATCGCTTCGCCGACGAGATCATCTTCCGTCTCAGCGGAGGAAGTCAGGGTATCGCAGAATCCAAGATCTACTACGTCAAGCTCACAGGCGCCGACAAAGAGATCTGGCAGATGGACTACGACGGAGCCAACCAGCACCCTCTCACACACCTCGGCACGGTCTCCCTATCTCCTCGCATCTCGCCCGACAACTCCCGCCTGGCCTTCTCCTCACTAGGCCGCGATGGCTTTCAAATCCGCATGTTCTCTCTCGTCCTCAACCGCATGGTGAACTTCTCCGCAACCGGCGGGACCAATCTCTCGCCGGCATGGTCGCCCAACGGCAAGGACATCGCCTACTCCTCCTCCCGCAGCGGCGACCCTGAGATCTGGATCTCCGACACCAACGGAGGCACCTCCCGCCGCGTCACCAGCTTCCGCGGCCCCGACGTCTCACCCGTCTTCAACCCCCGCACCGGCTCGCAGATCGCCTGGATCAGCGGACGCACCAATCTGCCCCAACTCTACGTCATGGACGTTGACGGCTCCAATATCCAGCGCATGACCGACGGTGGATACGCAACGTCCCCCTCATGGTCTCCCAACGGACAGTTCCTCACCTTCGCCTGGGATCGCAAGTACGGCCCAGGCGCTCCCGGTGGACAGGATATCTACGTCATGGAGATCGCCACTAAACGCTGGATTCAACTCACCCACGACGGCGGTCGTTGCGACTTCCCCTCCTGGTCTCCAGACGGGCGTCACATCGTCTACGCCAACTCACCCGATGGCAAAGCCACCCACATGAAGATCATGACCATGCTGGCCGACGGCACGCAAAAACATGAACTCACCGGCGCTGGCGCAGACATGCCCAACTGGAGCTGGAAGTAA
- a CDS encoding tetratricopeptide repeat protein, with the protein MEDRKPSASDMIKPIQPVHRKFAIPTIPLAALLAVILFSSAPAFAVSKDMVQLQTQIQELQDAVARLQQSNDERMGVMKDLIQQSADSINKMGANVDAMRKQLQTQQEAQGGKVDQVSGQIQSLNDSVDEIKARIATLQKLMQDVQSQQQSMSAGMPQPTGSAAPQPSNSAPITTAPPTGPAPIVRKGKPSANIPQAADTPGPAVPPADELYKTALGDYMAAKYPLASSEFGDVVKYYPDNPLSGNSFYYQAEIDFRDGRYPAAIKSYDAVLEQYPDSNKVPASHLHKGIALFNLKENEAGTRELRALIQRFPNAPESMQARSKLSGMGIPVTPKH; encoded by the coding sequence ATGGAAGACAGAAAGCCGAGTGCCTCTGACATGATCAAACCAATTCAACCCGTTCACCGTAAATTTGCCATCCCGACGATTCCATTAGCCGCTCTCCTCGCGGTCATCCTATTCTCCTCCGCCCCAGCCTTCGCCGTAAGCAAAGACATGGTGCAGCTGCAGACCCAGATTCAGGAGCTGCAGGACGCGGTAGCCCGGCTTCAGCAGTCCAACGATGAGCGCATGGGCGTCATGAAAGACCTCATCCAACAAAGCGCCGACTCCATCAACAAGATGGGTGCAAACGTCGACGCAATGCGCAAGCAGCTACAGACCCAGCAGGAGGCGCAAGGCGGAAAGGTCGACCAGGTCTCCGGCCAGATTCAATCCCTCAACGACTCCGTCGACGAGATCAAGGCACGCATCGCAACCCTCCAGAAGCTCATGCAGGATGTCCAGAGCCAGCAGCAGTCCATGAGCGCCGGAATGCCGCAGCCGACAGGCTCAGCGGCCCCCCAACCCTCGAACTCCGCACCGATCACAACCGCGCCTCCAACGGGCCCGGCCCCCATCGTGAGAAAAGGCAAACCCTCGGCAAACATCCCCCAGGCAGCCGACACTCCCGGTCCCGCCGTCCCTCCCGCCGACGAGCTCTACAAGACCGCCCTCGGCGACTACATGGCCGCCAAGTACCCCCTCGCATCCTCTGAGTTCGGCGACGTCGTCAAGTACTACCCCGACAATCCCCTCTCAGGAAACTCCTTTTACTACCAGGCGGAGATCGACTTCCGCGACGGCCGCTACCCCGCAGCCATCAAGTCCTACGATGCCGTCCTCGAGCAGTATCCTGACAGTAATAAGGTCCCCGCCTCCCACCTTCACAAAGGCATCGCCCTCTTCAACCTCAAGGAGAACGAAGCCGGCACCCGCGAGCTCCGCGCCCTCATCCAACGCTTCCCCAATGCGCCGGAGTCGATGCAGGCTCGCAGCAAACTCAGCGGCATGGGCATCCCCGTCACACCCAAGCACTAA
- the carA gene encoding glutamine-hydrolyzing carbamoyl-phosphate synthase small subunit, translating to MQAILALEDGRVFRGKSFGARAECSGEVVFNTSLTGYQEIFTDPSYAGQIVVLTNPHIGNYGTTPSDAESKKPFIEGLVTREFSPMSSNWRSTQVADEYLERYGVPVIAEIDTRAVVRHLRANGVMRGVIASGENLDVDALVAKARAIKKMEGTDLASVVSTKVAYEWDANEPKNQTGDSLLTAALGEDAKQMHVVAYDFGIKENILRMLTRENCRVTVVPAKTSAADVLAMEPDGVFFSNGPGDPEPLEYAVENVKQLQGKAPIFGICLGHQIFGLALGGTTYKLKFGHHGGNHPIMNHQTGKVEITAQNHNFAVDPKSLDEKTVEKTHTNLNDQTLAGLKHKTDPMFSVQYHPEASPGPHDSHYLFKDFRKMMEEWKK from the coding sequence ATGCAGGCAATACTGGCGCTAGAAGATGGGCGCGTTTTTCGGGGTAAGAGTTTTGGCGCGCGGGCGGAATGCTCGGGCGAGGTGGTCTTCAATACATCACTGACCGGCTATCAAGAGATCTTTACCGATCCCTCTTATGCGGGTCAGATCGTGGTTCTTACAAATCCACATATTGGGAACTATGGGACGACGCCGAGCGACGCGGAGTCGAAGAAGCCGTTCATTGAAGGATTGGTGACGCGCGAGTTTTCGCCGATGAGTTCGAACTGGCGTTCGACGCAGGTGGCGGATGAGTACCTCGAGCGCTATGGCGTGCCGGTGATTGCGGAGATCGATACGCGTGCGGTGGTGCGTCATCTGCGGGCCAATGGCGTGATGCGCGGGGTGATTGCTTCGGGGGAGAATCTGGACGTGGATGCGCTGGTCGCGAAGGCACGGGCGATCAAGAAGATGGAAGGAACCGATCTCGCAAGCGTCGTGAGCACGAAGGTGGCTTATGAGTGGGATGCGAATGAGCCGAAGAATCAGACGGGCGATTCGTTGCTGACGGCCGCACTCGGTGAAGACGCGAAGCAGATGCACGTGGTCGCGTATGACTTCGGGATCAAGGAGAATATCCTGCGGATGCTGACGCGGGAGAACTGCCGCGTGACCGTGGTTCCGGCGAAGACTTCGGCTGCGGATGTGCTGGCGATGGAGCCGGATGGGGTGTTCTTCTCGAATGGGCCGGGCGATCCTGAGCCGCTGGAGTATGCGGTTGAGAATGTGAAGCAGTTGCAGGGGAAGGCGCCGATCTTCGGGATCTGTCTTGGCCACCAGATCTTTGGGCTGGCGCTGGGCGGTACGACCTACAAGCTGAAGTTCGGGCACCACGGCGGAAACCACCCGATCATGAATCATCAGACGGGGAAGGTTGAGATTACTGCGCAGAATCATAACTTCGCTGTCGATCCGAAGTCTCTGGATGAGAAGACAGTGGAGAAGACGCATACGAATCTGAACGATCAGACACTGGCTGGTTTGAAGCATAAAACGGACCCGATGTTCAGTGTGCAGTACCATCCGGAGGCTAGTCCGGGGCCGCACGACTCGCATTATCTCTTCAAGGATTTCCGGAAGATGATGGAAGAGTGGAAGAAGTAG
- a CDS encoding Rieske (2Fe-2S) protein — protein MAQWVRLCGVAEAPPAGRVMEAEVEGVAVCLANVNGELSALDNVCPHRQGPLGQGWIEGEAVVCPWHSWAFNVKTGLAEYPAHERVEVFPLRVEGEDVLVDIE, from the coding sequence GTGGCGCAGTGGGTGAGGTTGTGCGGGGTGGCGGAGGCTCCTCCGGCGGGACGGGTGATGGAGGCCGAGGTAGAGGGTGTCGCGGTTTGCCTGGCGAATGTGAATGGGGAGCTGTCGGCACTGGATAACGTGTGTCCGCATCGGCAGGGGCCGCTGGGGCAGGGCTGGATAGAGGGTGAGGCCGTGGTTTGTCCGTGGCACTCGTGGGCTTTCAATGTGAAGACGGGGCTGGCGGAGTATCCGGCGCATGAGCGGGTGGAGGTGTTTCCGCTGCGGGTGGAGGGTGAGGACGTTCTGGTGGATATCGAATAG
- the carB gene encoding carbamoyl-phosphate synthase large subunit, producing MPRRNDIAKILVIGSGPIVIGQSAEFDYSGTQACKALKAEGYEVVLVNSNPASIMTDPEVADRTYIEPLNAAYLEEILRVEKEMLDSDGLCGKGKFAVLPTVGGQTALNLAVDLADSGVLDKLGIELIGAKLEAIKKAEDRLLFKDAMTKIGLDMPRSALINNIRDGLEFATKIGFPVVIRPSFTLGGSGGGIAYNREELMEILSRGLDLSPVHECLLEESVLGWKEYELEVVRDLKDNVIIICSIENFDPMGVHTGDSITVAPAQTLTDREYQAMRDAAIRVIREIGVETGGSNVQFAVNPLNGRMTVIEMNPRVSRSSALASKATGFPIAKIAARLAVGYTLDEIQNDITKATPACFEPTIDYVVVKIPKWQFEKFPGADEVLGPQMKSVGEVMAIGRTFKEAMMKAVRSLETGKKATADEIEPRRLTQRLVTPHPERLNYIRYAFERGMTVREVARMTSMDPWFLYQMKQITDEIKAVGGVPMAEVTAEQLRAAKRMGISDERLAASWGLTGAEGTAAVRALRKKLNVVPVYKMVDTCAGEFESYTPYLYSCYDEEDEAAPTKKKKILILGSGPNRIGQGIEFDYCCCHAAFALREDGYETIMVNCNPETVSTDYDTSDRLYFEPLTLEDVLGVYEHEASSGAEIGMIVQFGGQTPLNLSLPLKKAGVPIIGTSPESIDLAEDRKRFGKLIEELKIPQPEGAMATSVEEAVAGANRVGYPVLVRPSYVLGGRAMVIAYDDEAVVRYMSTAIEYSQERPVLIDHFLEDAVECDVDALCDGDDVVIAGIMQHIEEAGIHSGDSSCVLPAVDLSDDVLRMIREYTRKLAMALSVRGLVNIQFAIQRGIVYVIEVNPRASRTVPYVSKATGIPLAKIASRIMVGRKLKELLPEQTASGKDLETGSHYFVKSPVFPWGKFPGVDTVLGPEMKSTGEVMGVADNFGEAFAKAQIAAGQVLPLQGTVFLSVNDHDKEGAVLLARDFVEMGFHLVATHGTALVLEQAGLQPERVYKVKEGRPNVVDLIKGDRIQLIVNTPHGQDTFFDEKAIRRAAVMARIPTITTLAAARAAAEGISALQDGTLSVVALQTLHANRIAGEVKAVAVVD from the coding sequence ATGCCACGCAGGAATGACATTGCGAAGATTTTGGTGATCGGCTCGGGGCCGATTGTGATTGGTCAATCGGCGGAGTTCGATTACTCGGGGACTCAGGCTTGTAAGGCGCTGAAGGCCGAGGGCTATGAGGTCGTGCTGGTGAACTCGAATCCGGCGTCGATCATGACCGATCCTGAGGTTGCGGATAGAACCTATATTGAACCGCTGAATGCCGCTTATCTCGAGGAGATTCTCCGCGTTGAGAAGGAGATGCTTGATTCGGATGGGTTGTGCGGCAAGGGGAAGTTTGCGGTACTGCCAACGGTAGGTGGGCAGACGGCGCTGAATCTTGCGGTCGATCTTGCGGACTCGGGCGTGCTGGATAAGTTGGGGATTGAGCTGATCGGCGCGAAGCTGGAGGCGATCAAGAAGGCTGAGGATCGGCTGCTGTTCAAGGATGCGATGACGAAGATCGGGCTGGATATGCCGCGGTCTGCGCTGATCAACAATATTCGCGATGGGTTGGAGTTTGCGACGAAGATTGGATTTCCGGTAGTGATTCGGCCTTCGTTTACGCTGGGCGGTTCGGGTGGAGGAATTGCTTACAACCGCGAGGAGTTGATGGAGATTCTTTCGCGTGGGCTTGATCTCTCGCCGGTGCATGAGTGTCTGCTGGAAGAGAGCGTGCTGGGTTGGAAGGAGTATGAGCTGGAGGTGGTGCGGGACCTGAAGGATAACGTCATCATCATCTGCTCGATTGAGAACTTCGATCCGATGGGCGTGCATACTGGTGATTCGATTACGGTGGCGCCGGCGCAGACGTTGACCGATCGCGAGTACCAGGCGATGCGGGATGCGGCGATTCGTGTGATTCGTGAGATTGGTGTGGAGACGGGCGGCAGCAATGTGCAGTTCGCAGTGAATCCGCTGAACGGGCGCATGACGGTGATTGAGATGAATCCTCGTGTGTCGCGTTCGTCGGCGCTGGCGAGTAAGGCGACGGGTTTTCCGATTGCGAAGATTGCGGCGCGGTTGGCGGTCGGGTACACGCTCGATGAGATTCAGAACGATATTACGAAGGCGACGCCTGCCTGTTTCGAGCCGACGATTGACTATGTCGTGGTGAAGATTCCGAAGTGGCAGTTCGAGAAGTTTCCTGGCGCGGATGAGGTTCTGGGACCGCAGATGAAGTCGGTCGGCGAGGTGATGGCTATCGGCAGAACCTTCAAGGAAGCTATGATGAAGGCGGTGCGGTCGCTGGAGACGGGTAAGAAGGCGACGGCAGATGAGATTGAGCCGCGGCGGTTGACGCAGCGATTGGTGACGCCGCATCCGGAACGACTGAACTACATCCGGTACGCGTTTGAGCGGGGGATGACGGTGCGTGAGGTTGCACGCATGACCTCGATGGACCCGTGGTTTCTGTATCAGATGAAGCAGATTACGGATGAGATCAAGGCTGTTGGCGGAGTGCCGATGGCGGAGGTGACGGCGGAGCAACTGCGCGCGGCTAAGCGGATGGGGATCTCGGATGAGAGGCTGGCTGCGAGTTGGGGTTTGACTGGCGCTGAAGGGACGGCGGCTGTGCGGGCGTTGCGGAAGAAGCTGAACGTGGTGCCGGTGTACAAGATGGTGGATACGTGCGCGGGTGAGTTTGAGAGCTACACGCCTTATCTGTACAGCTGCTATGACGAGGAAGATGAAGCGGCGCCGACGAAGAAGAAGAAAATTCTGATTCTGGGGAGTGGGCCGAATCGTATCGGGCAGGGAATTGAGTTCGATTACTGCTGCTGCCATGCGGCGTTTGCGCTGCGTGAGGATGGTTACGAGACCATCATGGTGAACTGCAATCCGGAGACGGTGTCGACCGACTATGACACGAGCGACCGGCTGTACTTCGAGCCGCTGACTTTGGAGGATGTGCTTGGGGTGTATGAGCACGAGGCTTCTTCGGGTGCGGAGATCGGGATGATCGTGCAGTTTGGCGGTCAGACGCCGCTGAATCTTTCGCTGCCGCTGAAGAAGGCTGGTGTTCCTATTATTGGGACGTCGCCGGAGTCGATTGATCTAGCGGAAGACCGAAAACGGTTTGGAAAACTGATTGAAGAGTTGAAGATTCCACAGCCTGAGGGCGCGATGGCGACGAGCGTGGAAGAGGCTGTGGCTGGCGCGAATCGTGTGGGTTATCCGGTGCTGGTGCGGCCTTCGTATGTTCTGGGTGGACGCGCGATGGTGATCGCGTACGACGATGAGGCAGTTGTGCGGTATATGTCGACGGCGATCGAGTACTCGCAGGAGCGGCCGGTGTTGATCGACCACTTCCTGGAAGACGCAGTCGAGTGCGATGTGGATGCGCTGTGCGATGGCGACGATGTGGTGATCGCAGGAATCATGCAGCACATTGAAGAGGCGGGGATTCACTCGGGCGACTCGTCCTGCGTGCTGCCTGCGGTTGATCTGAGCGATGACGTGCTGCGGATGATTCGCGAGTACACGCGCAAGCTGGCGATGGCGTTGAGCGTGCGCGGGCTGGTGAATATTCAGTTTGCGATTCAGCGCGGGATTGTCTACGTGATTGAGGTGAACCCTCGGGCTTCGCGGACGGTGCCTTATGTTTCGAAGGCGACCGGGATTCCGCTGGCAAAGATTGCTTCGCGGATTATGGTGGGTCGGAAGCTGAAGGAGTTGCTGCCGGAGCAGACTGCCAGTGGCAAGGATCTGGAGACGGGCTCGCATTACTTTGTGAAGTCGCCGGTGTTTCCGTGGGGCAAGTTCCCGGGCGTGGATACGGTGCTTGGACCGGAGATGAAGTCTACGGGCGAGGTGATGGGGGTTGCGGATAACTTTGGCGAGGCGTTTGCGAAGGCGCAGATCGCCGCGGGGCAGGTGCTTCCGTTGCAGGGGACGGTGTTTCTGAGCGTCAATGATCACGATAAGGAAGGCGCAGTGTTGCTGGCGCGGGATTTTGTGGAGATGGGATTTCACCTGGTAGCTACGCATGGCACGGCTCTTGTGCTGGAACAGGCTGGGCTGCAGCCGGAGCGCGTCTACAAGGTGAAGGAGGGTCGGCCGAATGTGGTTGACCTGATCAAGGGAGATCGGATTCAGCTGATCGTGAACACGCCGCATGGGCAGGATACGTTCTTTGATGAGAAGGCGATTCGGCGCGCGGCGGTGATGGCGAGGATCCCGACGATTACGACGCTGGCAGCGGCACGGGCAGCGGCCGAGGGGATCTCCGCGTTGCAGGACGGTACCTTGAGTGTTGTGGCGTTGCAGACGCTTCACGCGAACAGGATTGCGGGCGAGGTCAAAGCGGTTGCGGTGGTCGACTAG
- a CDS encoding alpha/beta hydrolase, translating into MPRPTPKSSKRTQPTNAQPEVVSPLWLVKAIAVTIVAALFCGYLTLCLLFYQGQWQLVLHPIRTFAAPTSIAGIPYELIHFGPDESATPQLTGWWIPSSPGARYAHATILFLPGADGSLADSIPTLASLHNLGLNVFAFDYRGYGQSAATRPSQQNMTHDVDSAWQYLTTSRALPPQQIIPYGTGVGASLATQLAASHNTIPALILDSPRADLLELAQYDPRARLLPVRLIFHEHFPLAAPLSALRTPKLLLTRAASPDQSFRTAADPKLTVELPSPADALYSQSLARFLDQYLPPAPTQQLVPSPAPTQ; encoded by the coding sequence ATGCCCCGCCCCACTCCGAAGTCTAGCAAGCGCACCCAGCCAACCAACGCCCAGCCTGAAGTCGTAAGCCCTCTCTGGCTCGTCAAGGCCATCGCCGTCACCATCGTTGCAGCCCTCTTCTGCGGCTATCTCACCCTCTGCCTGCTCTTCTACCAGGGCCAGTGGCAGCTCGTCCTCCACCCAATCCGCACCTTCGCAGCGCCAACCTCTATAGCAGGCATCCCTTACGAGCTCATCCACTTCGGCCCCGACGAATCCGCCACCCCACAGCTCACCGGCTGGTGGATCCCCTCCTCACCCGGAGCCCGCTATGCCCACGCCACCATCCTCTTCCTGCCCGGCGCCGACGGCTCCCTGGCCGACTCCATCCCCACCCTCGCCAGCCTCCACAACCTCGGCCTCAACGTCTTCGCCTTCGACTACCGCGGCTACGGCCAAAGCGCCGCAACCCGCCCCAGCCAGCAAAACATGACCCACGACGTCGACTCCGCCTGGCAATACCTCACCACCTCCCGCGCCCTCCCACCGCAACAGATCATTCCCTACGGAACCGGCGTAGGAGCCTCCCTCGCCACCCAGCTCGCCGCATCTCACAACACCATTCCCGCCCTCATCCTTGACTCTCCACGCGCCGACCTCCTCGAACTAGCCCAATACGACCCCCGCGCCCGCCTCCTTCCAGTCCGCCTCATCTTTCACGAGCACTTCCCCCTCGCCGCACCGCTCTCCGCCCTCAGAACTCCCAAGCTTCTCCTCACCCGCGCCGCCTCACCCGACCAAAGCTTTCGCACCGCCGCCGATCCCAAACTCACCGTAGAACTCCCGTCACCCGCCGACGCACTCTACAGCCAGAGCCTCGCCCGCTTTCTCGACCAATACCTCCCGCCCGCCCCAACCCAACAACTCGTACCTTCCCCGGCACCCACCCAATAA
- a CDS encoding DoxX family protein: protein MTKWLNSLQPTGALLMRLILGVSMAVYGYHKVLPLSALHHYAHYVTTLGLPYWLGYVSAYTEFIGGILLILGLLTRLTAALVAINMLVAFVTVGIHQGFDFYNYILALAVLAIMLLFYGAGAMALDRKIGLA, encoded by the coding sequence ATGACGAAATGGCTTAACAGCCTGCAACCCACCGGCGCGCTCCTCATGCGCCTCATTCTCGGCGTCTCCATGGCGGTCTACGGCTACCACAAGGTCCTGCCTCTCAGCGCCCTGCACCACTACGCCCACTACGTCACCACCCTCGGCCTGCCTTACTGGCTCGGATACGTCTCGGCCTACACCGAGTTCATCGGCGGCATTCTCCTCATCCTGGGTCTTCTCACCCGCCTCACCGCAGCTCTGGTCGCAATCAACATGCTGGTAGCCTTCGTCACCGTCGGCATCCATCAGGGCTTCGACTTCTACAACTACATCCTCGCCCTGGCCGTCCTGGCCATCATGCTGCTCTTCTACGGAGCGGGAGCCATGGCCCTCGACCGCAAGATCGGCCTCGCCTAG
- a CDS encoding dihydrodipicolinate synthase family protein, whose product MLLDGLQLPLTTPFYPDGRLNLHKLEHNVARYSKTPAAGLVALCDVGEPTLLSEEETRHVLRSVVASAAVEKVLIAGVSRDSVAGTLDLAESAAEFGYDAVLMKCPSMLRGTGERTKELMAYFQAVGDRSALPVVLYSSSAEGGAVLPAEVVIELAGHSKVLGMVDGSGDRERMKAIMTGTASYKRDVTVTAVFAAVTGRMQSRSEGAEAKDLILATALTEGGAAVATPSKTMAKTRTKVVGFQVLAGRTDGMFEGLKSGAVGAMPAFAAAAPQACYEVLAAWKDGDEGLAQEKQMRLQDVAARIENQMGVGGIKFGCDLNGYFGGRARLPWLPLSGEERAEIEALMQGIRN is encoded by the coding sequence ATGCTTCTTGATGGACTTCAACTGCCGCTGACTACACCGTTCTATCCCGACGGACGCCTTAATCTCCATAAGCTGGAACACAATGTCGCTCGCTACTCGAAGACGCCGGCCGCCGGACTTGTCGCGCTGTGTGATGTAGGTGAGCCGACTCTGCTGTCGGAAGAAGAGACGCGACATGTGTTGCGGAGTGTTGTTGCGTCGGCTGCGGTGGAGAAGGTGCTGATTGCAGGTGTGTCGCGCGATAGCGTGGCGGGGACGCTGGATTTGGCGGAGTCCGCTGCTGAGTTTGGATATGATGCTGTGCTTATGAAGTGTCCTTCGATGCTTCGGGGTACTGGAGAACGGACGAAAGAGCTGATGGCTTATTTCCAGGCGGTGGGCGACCGGTCGGCGCTGCCGGTGGTGTTGTACAGCTCGTCTGCGGAGGGTGGCGCTGTGCTGCCCGCGGAGGTTGTCATCGAGCTCGCGGGACATTCGAAGGTTCTCGGGATGGTGGATGGTTCGGGCGACCGCGAGCGGATGAAGGCGATCATGACGGGCACTGCTAGCTATAAACGCGATGTCACGGTGACTGCAGTGTTCGCGGCCGTGACTGGGAGGATGCAGAGTCGGAGTGAAGGCGCCGAGGCGAAAGATTTGATTCTGGCGACTGCATTGACGGAAGGGGGAGCTGCGGTGGCTACACCTTCGAAGACTATGGCGAAGACGCGAACGAAGGTGGTGGGATTTCAAGTATTGGCTGGAAGGACTGATGGAATGTTTGAAGGCCTGAAGAGTGGCGCAGTGGGAGCGATGCCGGCGTTTGCGGCGGCGGCTCCGCAGGCCTGCTATGAGGTGCTGGCAGCCTGGAAAGATGGGGATGAAGGGTTGGCGCAGGAGAAGCAGATGAGGTTGCAGGATGTGGCGGCAAGGATAGAGAACCAGATGGGGGTTGGAGGCATCAAGTTTGGGTGTGATTTGAATGGGTACTTCGGAGGGAGGGCGCGTCTGCCTTGGCTGCCGCTTAGCGGGGAAGAACGGGCCGAGATTGAGGCTCTGATGCAGGGGATACGTAACTGA